The genomic DNA GAGAGCAGGGCGCGTACGGCGGGATCGTCGGCGGAGCGCGGGGGCAGCGAGGTCAGCAGGCGGAACGCCCCGATCGACGTCCACTGCGCGACCGGCCCGAACCGCTCCTCCGCCCGCGCCGCCCGGGCCGCCGCCGACGCCTCCGACCAGGCCGTCCCCAGGTCGGCGAGACCCGTGCGCGGTGCGGAGACACCGGCCGCGGCGCCACCCGCCGGGCCGCCCCGGCCCGTGGCCGTCCCCGCCCGCTCCAGCAGCCGCCCCGCCGCCGACGTCGCCGGGGTCTGCACCTCCGCCGAGCGCAGCCGGACCAGCAGCGCCAGCGACACGGCCGAGACCCCCCACGGCACCGTGCACAGTGCCGTGGCGCCCGGGACCGTACGGACCGAGGGCGCGTCATCGGGATCGGCCGAGGGCCAGGGCGCCACGCACACCACCGCGTGCGGGGTGTCGGCCCGGGCGCCCAGCGCGCTGCGCAGCTCCGCCACCGCCATGTCCCGCTGCCAGTCCCGCTCGGCGGTCAGCACCGCCCGCAGCTCCCGGCTCAGGTCCGCGCCGTGCTGTGCCTCGTCGGCGAGCAGTGCGCCGATCCGCGCCGTGACCTCCATGGCCGCCGCCAGCTGCCGCTCGGTCGGCCCCGGGTCGGTGTCCAGGAGCCAGACATAGCCGAGGACCACACCCCGATGGCGTACCGGCAGGCAGGTGCGCCCCCGGTACACCCCCGCCTCGGGGGTCGGCGGGATGCGGACCGGTCCGGTCGCGCGGGTGATGCCGAAGCTCTCGAACCACGCCCGGACCGCGGCGGTGGAGCGCCGGGTGAGGATCGAGCGGGTGCGCACCGGGTCGAGAGCGGAGGGGTCGAGGTCGCCCTCGCTGTCGTAGGCGCCGAA from Streptomyces sp. CB09001 includes the following:
- a CDS encoding helix-turn-helix domain-containing protein, with the translated sequence MRQNARVTSDSRGSAGSGGTRGDYQELVDELSELLGAPATLENRDFELIAFGAYDSEGDLDPSALDPVRTRSILTRRSTAAVRAWFESFGITRATGPVRIPPTPEAGVYRGRTCLPVRHRGVVLGYVWLLDTDPGPTERQLAAAMEVTARIGALLADEAQHGADLSRELRAVLTAERDWQRDMAVAELRSALGARADTPHAVVCVAPWPSADPDDAPSVRTVPGATALCTVPWGVSAVSLALLVRLRSAEVQTPATSAAGRLLERAGTATGRGGPAGGAAAGVSAPRTGLADLGTAWSEASAAARAARAEERFGPVAQWTSIGAFRLLTSLPPRSADDPAVRALLSPAHRELARTAEVYLDCAGQAGRTAAELGVHRQTLYYRLSRVEQLTGLDLDDGEDRLLLHMALKARRL